The sequence GATGATTCCCATGTAGTGAGTTCTGGTGAAGATGCTTGTATTCGCGTCTGGAGCTTAACTCCGCAATAAAAAGACTTTTgaggttaaaaaaatttataaagatatCTTGTCTCTGTGGAAAAGCTTCAACTACTTTTGAAGACTTTTGGATCTCCTCCGTTTGGCTGTGGCTGTGGCTGTGTTGATGACTTGTGTGTGAGTGTCTTTTTGTCTACATATCTCTGTTTTGGTCTGAAATTGTGATCTTTGGtctgtttattattttcattatcagAAGATTACTGATAAAGAGAATGGGACTTGAGAGATTCTGCTNtttttttttttttttttttttggatctatATTTGATTACTTTCGTTTTACCCCTTAAACAGAGGAGAATTTGCAATTAATTTGTCTgatcaattaattaatcttaattacaaaaaatatactaatagaTGACTCCATTATTATGCTAAGGTTAAAGCGAGACCCACATTGATCCTCCTCTCTCATCATAACTCACGCACATTCTCTGTACCATCATCATAGTGGCCTCtcacatgtttctttttctcctcttcctcctctgggCTTCCCGCTCCGGCGAATCTTTTCCGTCCGGAGACGGCGTACCAATGGACACAAGCGATCTTAACAGAGAGAGTTTTCCGGAAGGATTCTTGTTCGGAACAGCCACGTCAGCTTATCAGGTGGAAGGAGAGACCCACCAAGACGGTCGTGGGCCAAGCATTTGGGATGCCTTCGTCAAGATTCCTGGTTAATTTAATATCATCATCAATCTAATTACAAATTCACTAAACTGATTAACTTACTAAACTTTGCGATCTCTTTTTTATGCTGTTGTATGAAAAAAAACAGGTAAGATAGCTAACAATGCCACGGCTGAGTTAACGGTGGACCAATATCACCGTTACAAGGTACTACTAAACTACTAATCATGCATTAAAATATTCTTATCGAGTCATAATGCATATGTATGGTGTTCAAAGTTCATCATGTTAATCATCACATTTCAGGAAGATGTAGATTTGATGCAGAACCTCAACTTCGATGCCTACAGATTTTCCATTTCATGGTCCAGAATTTTCCCTGGTAATTTTACTCTATACTACTGTAATAGTAATcacattgcttatattttagaTCTAAGATTGGTTTCTATATAACTTCAAGCTTATGGAAAACAGAGGGAACCGGCAAAATCAACTGGAATGGAGTTGCCTATTACAACAGATTGATCGATTACTTGATCCTAAAAGGTATAATTAAtcatttccttatatatttgtatacatttgatttgactttttttcttaaaaaaaaaatataattatgaacataatcCAATTGTTAGGTATAAAACCGTATGCGAATCTGTACCACTACGATCTTCCTCTGGCTTTGGAACAAAAATATCAAGGCCTGCTTAGTAAACAAGTAGTGTAAGCACCAAGCTTTGAacttatcttcttttcttttgtttcttgcagcaaaatcttttgatatagTATAGTGAGGCAATTTTACAGGGAAGATTTTGTGGATTACGCAGAGTTTTGTTTCAAGACATTTGGAGATAGAGTGAAGAATTGGATGACGTTTAACGAGCCGCGTGTTGTAGCTGCTCTAGGTTATGATAACGGCATTTTTGCTCCGGGTCGATGCTCTAAAGCATTTGGAAACTGCACTGATGGTAACTCCGCGACCGAGCCATACATCGTTGCCCATCACCTTATCTTGGCACACTCAGCAGCCGTCCAGAGATACCGCCAAATTTATCAGGTGTGTAAATAAACTTATAGGCtctttcaaattgtttttactttgtaTGATATCAAACACCTAAATGGTTACTAAAGATCGAACCAATACATTTTTTTCAGGAGAAACAAAAGGGAAGGATTGGGATACTACTGGATTTTGTTTGGTTCGAGCCGCTTACGAGTAGTGAAGCAGACAATGACGCTGCTCAAAGAGCAAGAGACTTTCATGTCGGATGGTAAAAGGTTCATATTTTTAGAAATCTAAAAAACTCATAAATTACCTTTAAGAGTTTTGTTGAGCTTATAAATGTATGTTTTGAAGGTTTATTCACCCAATAGTGTATGGAAAGTACCCAAATACGATGCAAAACATCGTAAAGGAGAGGCTTCCGAAATTCACCGAGGAAGAGGTGAAAATGGTGAAAGGTTCCATAGATTTCATTGGAATAAACCAATACACGACTTATTTCATGTCCGATCCTAAAATATCCACACCACCCAAGGCTTTGGGTTATCAACAAGATTGGAACGTCGCTTTTAACTGTAAGTTCTGTGTTCATATGTACATTTATCCGTTATGAATGATCTCCAGTCTTGTGACACTGTCAATGTGTGCATCATCATAGTATATAAATCAAGTGCATACTGAGAGTTCTTCTTCTATACACATGCAGTTGCAAAGAATGGGACACCAATTGGTCCAAgggtgatatatatatatatataattcttttgtttattgttaaCTCTCTTTAGTTACTAGTATTTGATTATGAATTGATCTAAGTTTATTTAGGCACATTCGGAATGGTTATACAATGTTCCGTGGGGAATGTACAAGGCATTGATGTACATTAAGGAACATTATGGTAACCCAACTATGATTCTCTCAGAAAATGGTATTCTAACAACAGAGTCTCGagtttaatatgttttctcGTTATATTTCTAATGTTATATAAGTGTTGAGTATTAAAATTTGAACACGATCTTCATAGGAATGGATGATCCGGGCAACATCACTCTAGCGCAAGGACTAAATGATACAACGAGAATAAATTATTATAGAGACTACTTAGCGCAGCTTAAAAAGGCAGTAGACGAGGGAGCCAATGTAACTGGATATTTCGCATGGTCATTGCTTGATAATTTCGAATGGTTATCAGGATATACCTCAAGGTTTTGAATTAACTAATGAATCTGTTATTATTAGTATATGATTCTTTCTGATAAATTGTTATAGTATGTTCTAACTTCTAATGACTTCTCTCCTGCGCGTAGGTTTGGAATTGTGTACGTGGATTACAAGGACTTGAAGAGATACCCCAAGATGTCTGCGTTATGGTTCAAACAACTACTGAAACGGGATCAAATCTGAGCTCAATGTGTCTATGAATAGATTATGATTGAGTTACAAGTGATTGTTATATAAAGCCTTAAAGGAACTATAGGGTCGTTTATCTCCCTTTTGAGCTTTGATGGATTGTGAGGTGACTATGCATGCGACTGCGTAACTTGTGAACTCTCTGATCTTTgctaacaaaaacaagaaaaaaaacttgagaactCTCCCTTTGActtttcaaaatattcaaaagcagcaacagtatatatttaaaaaaaaactcttctagTATATTTACCACGTAACTTCAGTAATGTGTGTGGGCATATATAATACACTGAGTTTTTTTACTGAGACTgcatgattttttctttcttattacgttttatgtttgtttttgaaacCTGATATTATATCGTATAAGTATCACCTTTACCAGAAAAATAGGTTGATGTTAAATCTATAGGGTAacttagaatattttacttaccAAGCTCGTATATGTATAAATGACACCTTTATCAGAAAATGTTGCATGTGAATGACAAAAAGGAATCATGATAAACTGTCGCGTTGCGATATTAAATAATAAGATGCTATACTACAAAGCTTTGCTACACTCGAAGTCACTCAACTCTCAATAGTCAATAATGGATGTAATCATATTCCTATACCACGGAAAATCTTATAGCATGATTCAGATCACATGTTTCTTACTTTTCttagaccaaaaaaaatcttagtcgTTTTCCGCATCGTGTATCACATCAATGGATATTAATTATAAGCCTAATGAACGCTCTTTGAAATGTGTCGGctacaaattattttcttgatttcttctttgtttttaatattcacTCACCGTTTGTTGTGATTTCGATCGGGAGttataggaagaagaaaaaaagaaaaaaattacgtAGTCACGTGAAGATGGGGGGACAAGTCTAAGAAAATGGGGCATGCATGGTCCTGTCTTGAGGTCCACGAGGACTGAACTTAATGGATTGTGATTTGACCAGTTTGGCCTTGTTGTCTTCTGTGCTTTTCGTTTTTTTCCCTTTGGCGCTTTTACGATCCGCGTGCTGACTTTTCTCAATTTGTGGACCGGAACACGATAATTCTCTTCCGGCATTCTTGTCTTTTTCCTTCTCTACTTCTCGTACGTACGTATAACTCTCTGAACATATATTAGTATGTTATTACgagaaaagttaaaaaacataTACCGATTTGGTTATGATTTgttaactttatataaagtAATGTCTGTAAACCTTGTTGTATATTTCAAAACAATTcaagaaaaatccaaataaatATCATCGGTTTTGAATAACTCACATTTCATCACAgcacaagaaaacaagaagtaTCTGCGTTTGTTTTATATAACATACATACGTACTTAAAAACATGttaaagtttgtatttttatgatgtacagaaaaacatgttaaaagttaaattaaaatagtaGTTATTCGGCGAAATCAGTTAATCATTTCTAAACTGtaactttttctctctaataCATCCCGGAAATTTAGGCCTTCAAACATGAAAAGTTTTGCTCA comes from Camelina sativa cultivar DH55 chromosome 19, Cs, whole genome shotgun sequence and encodes:
- the LOC104765662 gene encoding beta-glucosidase 43 isoform X1: MFLFLLFLLWASRSGESFPSGDGVPMDTSDLNRESFPEGFLFGTATSAYQVEGETHQDGRGPSIWDAFVKIPGKIANNATAELTVDQYHRYKEDVDLMQNLNFDAYRFSISWSRIFPEGTGKINWNGVAYYNRLIDYLILKGIKPYANLYHYDLPLALEQKYQGLLSKQVVEDFVDYAEFCFKTFGDRVKNWMTFNEPRVVAALGYDNGIFAPGRCSKAFGNCTDGNSATEPYIVAHHLILAHSAAVQRYRQIYQEKQKGRIGILLDFVWFEPLTSSEADNDAAQRARDFHVGWFIHPIVYGKYPNTMQNIVKERLPKFTEEEVKMVKGSIDFIGINQYTTYFMSDPKISTPPKALGYQQDWNVAFNFAKNGTPIGPRAHSEWLYNVPWGMYKALMYIKEHYGNPTMILSENGMDDPGNITLAQGLNDTTRINYYRDYLAQLKKAVDEGANVTGYFAWSLLDNFEWLSGYTSRFGIVYVDYKDLKRYPKMSALWFKQLLKRDQI
- the LOC104765662 gene encoding beta-glucosidase 43 isoform X2, with product MVQNFPCLWKTEGTGKINWNGVAYYNRLIDYLILKGIKPYANLYHYDLPLALEQKYQGLLSKQVVEDFVDYAEFCFKTFGDRVKNWMTFNEPRVVAALGYDNGIFAPGRCSKAFGNCTDGNSATEPYIVAHHLILAHSAAVQRYRQIYQEKQKGRIGILLDFVWFEPLTSSEADNDAAQRARDFHVGWFIHPIVYGKYPNTMQNIVKERLPKFTEEEVKMVKGSIDFIGINQYTTYFMSDPKISTPPKALGYQQDWNVAFNFAKNGTPIGPRAHSEWLYNVPWGMYKALMYIKEHYGNPTMILSENGMDDPGNITLAQGLNDTTRINYYRDYLAQLKKAVDEGANVTGYFAWSLLDNFEWLSGYTSRFGIVYVDYKDLKRYPKMSALWFKQLLKRDQI
- the LOC104765662 gene encoding beta-glucosidase 43 isoform X3, coding for MTFNEPRVVAALGYDNGIFAPGRCSKAFGNCTDGNSATEPYIVAHHLILAHSAAVQRYRQIYQEKQKGRIGILLDFVWFEPLTSSEADNDAAQRARDFHVGWFIHPIVYGKYPNTMQNIVKERLPKFTEEEVKMVKGSIDFIGINQYTTYFMSDPKISTPPKALGYQQDWNVAFNFAKNGTPIGPRAHSEWLYNVPWGMYKALMYIKEHYGNPTMILSENGMDDPGNITLAQGLNDTTRINYYRDYLAQLKKAVDEGANVTGYFAWSLLDNFEWLSGYTSRFGIVYVDYKDLKRYPKMSALWFKQLLKRDQI